A window of Halomonas sp. GFAJ-1 contains these coding sequences:
- a CDS encoding secretion protein HlyD, translating to MSRPNSQLDFEHFVRHGRAKRPIASSLLLFTIIGFLLIGFLWAYLTEVDEVTRGQGKVVPSRSLQIVESLEGGVVTEINVRRGDVVEQGDTLMVLSGGTLEGDYEESLQRLRSLQLRLQRLEAEINQVPLELDYALSQGAPSVAASETRLFHGRQLELNAELQVLEQQGYQRRQEKAELEAALSTARSGVQLAEQELAIIQPLAQRGIEPETSLLRVRQSLNELRGEVARQQSAVARAESSIAEIEDRKIAARNAFEADALAQLAEATSHVAELEKTLPGRADQVARTTIRSPVAGVVNQVHISTVGGVARSSEPLVEIVPADDALVVEAHIRPADIAFLYPGQPVKVKLTAYDFARYGGLDGELVTIAADAVQMPETGELMYPVEVRTEGYLYDADNQPLTIIPGMVAEIDILSGKRSVLDYLMEPVVKVRDRAMRD from the coding sequence GTGAGCCGCCCTAATTCCCAGCTGGATTTTGAACACTTCGTTCGCCATGGTCGCGCCAAGCGCCCAATCGCCAGCAGCTTACTCCTGTTCACTATTATTGGTTTTTTGCTGATTGGCTTTTTATGGGCCTACCTCACGGAAGTCGATGAAGTCACCCGGGGTCAAGGCAAAGTCGTGCCGTCACGCAGCCTACAGATCGTGGAAAGCCTGGAGGGTGGCGTCGTCACCGAAATCAACGTGCGCCGAGGCGATGTAGTCGAACAAGGCGATACGCTGATGGTGCTTAGCGGAGGCACCCTGGAAGGTGATTACGAAGAGAGCCTTCAACGCCTGCGTTCGTTGCAGCTGCGCTTACAACGGCTGGAAGCCGAAATTAACCAAGTACCTTTGGAGCTGGACTACGCTCTCAGCCAAGGCGCGCCCAGCGTCGCTGCTAGTGAAACCCGCTTATTCCATGGGCGACAGCTGGAACTAAACGCCGAGCTACAGGTGCTTGAACAGCAAGGCTACCAACGCCGCCAGGAAAAAGCCGAGCTAGAAGCTGCGCTAAGCACTGCCCGTTCCGGTGTGCAGCTGGCTGAACAGGAACTGGCTATTATTCAACCGCTGGCCCAGCGCGGCATCGAGCCAGAAACTTCGCTGTTACGGGTGCGCCAATCGCTCAATGAATTACGCGGCGAGGTGGCCCGCCAACAAAGCGCCGTTGCCCGCGCTGAATCTTCTATTGCTGAAATAGAAGACCGCAAAATAGCTGCCCGCAACGCCTTTGAAGCCGACGCTCTCGCCCAGCTGGCCGAGGCGACCTCCCACGTTGCTGAGCTTGAAAAAACGCTGCCCGGCCGTGCAGACCAAGTCGCACGCACCACGATCCGATCGCCGGTGGCTGGGGTCGTCAACCAGGTGCACATCAGTACCGTCGGTGGCGTAGCACGCTCTAGTGAGCCACTGGTCGAAATAGTCCCTGCCGACGACGCACTGGTAGTTGAGGCGCACATTCGCCCTGCGGATATCGCCTTTCTTTACCCCGGCCAGCCGGTGAAGGTGAAACTAACCGCCTATGACTTTGCCCGCTACGGCGGCCTGGATGGCGAGCTGGTCACAATTGCCGCCGATGCTGTTCAAATGCCCGAAACAGGCGAGTTGATGTACCCGGTTGAAGTACGCACCGAAGGCTACCTATATGACGCCGACAACCAACCGCTAACCATTATTCCCGGCATGGTGGCGGAAATTGATATTCTCAGCGGCAAGCGCAGCGTACTGGACTACCTAATGGAGCCCGTTGTAAAAGTACGCGACCGCGCCATGCGCGATTAA
- a CDS encoding multidrug transporter encodes MAHAAQWVPLSQEHHGGLMWQRYTAYHFARHTAYVSLAEPELRFAAACFPIGLIKGSDGWQAVALLGLDGANNLIIDSEGRWRATYVPAALRSHPFGLHRDFPDTLCIDQRSPCVVERLDAEPFFNQQGGLASFPKQVLNFLQQREKGCQRVAQQLQTLANAHLLTPWQPKVYQGSTPLYQIDERAWQALTTEQIGLFWQLGAVPLVYAQLQSQLQLGILSAYQRRRATAAPPPEPTPSPLAEWQEALSSEEHYQWPDPS; translated from the coding sequence ATGGCCCACGCTGCCCAATGGGTGCCGCTCAGCCAAGAGCACCACGGCGGTTTGATGTGGCAGCGCTACACTGCCTACCATTTTGCTCGGCACACCGCTTATGTCTCTCTCGCTGAACCAGAACTGCGCTTCGCCGCCGCCTGCTTTCCTATTGGGCTTATCAAAGGGAGTGATGGCTGGCAGGCGGTAGCGCTGCTCGGATTAGACGGTGCCAATAACCTGATCATTGACAGCGAGGGTCGCTGGCGGGCGACCTATGTACCTGCTGCGCTGCGCAGCCATCCGTTCGGGCTGCATCGCGATTTCCCAGATACACTGTGCATCGACCAGCGCTCACCCTGTGTGGTGGAGCGCCTGGATGCTGAGCCCTTTTTTAACCAACAGGGAGGATTAGCAAGCTTCCCTAAACAGGTACTGAATTTTCTTCAACAGCGGGAAAAAGGCTGCCAGCGAGTAGCGCAGCAGCTACAAACATTAGCCAACGCCCACCTACTCACGCCTTGGCAGCCCAAGGTTTACCAAGGCAGTACGCCGCTGTATCAAATCGATGAGCGTGCCTGGCAGGCGCTAACAACTGAACAAATAGGGCTTTTCTGGCAATTAGGCGCCGTGCCTTTAGTGTACGCTCAGTTGCAGTCTCAGCTACAGCTGGGCATTCTCAGCGCTTACCAGCGGCGCAGGGCTACTGCCGCACCTCCGCCCGAACCTACACCAAGCCCGCTTGCTGAATGGCAGGAAGCGCTAAGCAGCGAAGAGCACTACCAATGGCCGGATCCCTCTTAA
- a CDS encoding MFS transporter — translation MFTRYPLVTIVIAQLLGTSLWFSVNGVGLALQDAVGMSERDLGMLTIAVQAGFITGTLLIATTGLADRVRASHLFAASAVLGALINAAFIGVAESVSLAAVARFLVGLCLAGIYPLGMKLVVSWTPTHAGAALGWLVGMLTLGIASPHLLRGLTLHLPWQWPLLLASALALCAAFMIFKLGVGPHLPAKASGGRPWAGLTAFRQKNFRAASLGYFGHCWELYALWALVPFLVARELERLTAAPGLQPWVSFAVIALGLPGCVWAGRWSRRVGSARVVFVTLAISGTLCLAYPLLGGTSPWLLLALLGVWGLSVIADSAQFSALASAAAPPERLGAALAMMNAIGFGLTIPSIALVTALWASQGPWVVWWLLPGPVLGLIAMRGLSSGK, via the coding sequence GTGTTCACGCGCTACCCGCTTGTTACGATCGTCATCGCCCAGCTATTGGGTACCTCGCTATGGTTTAGCGTGAATGGCGTTGGCTTGGCACTTCAAGATGCCGTGGGCATGAGTGAGCGCGACTTAGGGATGCTAACCATTGCCGTGCAGGCGGGCTTTATTACCGGCACTCTGTTAATCGCCACTACCGGGCTTGCCGATCGTGTCCGTGCCAGCCACTTGTTTGCCGCCTCGGCGGTGCTAGGCGCATTGATTAACGCCGCCTTTATCGGCGTGGCGGAAAGCGTCAGCTTAGCAGCGGTGGCACGGTTTTTGGTGGGGCTATGCCTAGCGGGTATTTATCCTCTCGGCATGAAGTTGGTGGTGAGTTGGACGCCCACCCACGCAGGCGCCGCCCTTGGCTGGTTAGTGGGCATGCTTACCCTGGGCATCGCCTCGCCGCATCTATTGCGTGGGCTTACGCTGCATCTGCCGTGGCAGTGGCCGCTGCTGCTGGCCTCTGCCCTTGCACTATGCGCCGCCTTCATGATTTTCAAGCTAGGCGTAGGGCCGCATCTACCTGCCAAAGCCAGTGGCGGGCGCCCCTGGGCAGGGCTTACTGCCTTCAGACAAAAGAACTTCCGCGCTGCGTCGCTGGGCTACTTTGGTCACTGCTGGGAGCTGTATGCCCTCTGGGCGCTCGTGCCGTTTTTAGTCGCGCGCGAGCTTGAACGACTCACTGCAGCGCCCGGCTTGCAGCCATGGGTAAGCTTTGCGGTCATTGCCCTTGGCCTGCCCGGCTGCGTTTGGGCTGGTCGCTGGAGCCGCCGCGTGGGCAGCGCGCGAGTAGTCTTTGTGACGCTAGCCATTTCCGGCACGCTTTGCTTGGCCTATCCCCTCTTAGGTGGCACATCACCCTGGCTACTGCTGGCACTTTTGGGGGTTTGGGGCCTTAGCGTCATTGCCGACTCGGCGCAGTTTTCCGCGCTGGCGTCAGCCGCTGCCCCACCCGAACGGCTGGGCGCAGCCCTTGCCATGATGAACGCTATCGGCTTTGGCTTAACAATCCCCTCTATCGCCTTGGTCACCGCCCTGTGGGCAAGCCAAGGGCCATGGGTGGTCTGGTGGCTGCTGCCAGGACCAGTGCTTGGATTAATCGCTATGCGTGGGCTCTCTTCAGGTAAATGA
- a CDS encoding type I secretion protein TolC, whose amino-acid sequence MFFNVDTLPHKRRLLISVGAACLLASPLLVAETDLDEPLPISAPLPTSSLEGPVFSPSLKQLLDSFRWQAGQPMGQTQALNALRDKIQLALEQQPRILAQRSRERESVLQIDEVRAVRRPQVNAGLEYRNDLQRTESLPDRGSRVDAVVTLSQLLMDFGASGERLRAADLSAEAAFWQSHASVEEEILYAVTAYLDVARLTAQQQLAEHNLQQHQRIFEDVQLRREAGAGSQADMLRAQSRLSDAKSRLVSLDGDLARAVNVYQEAFFTTPDVVALPQGAALLSESSADQLLNDALTRNASLRSQTLASEASNAEAKSTRNARLPSLSVAVEGRQFDVNDFSDSDNDVALLFNLDYTPYSGGATSARIAQAVERQQQSQFEQQALRRELEREVRSAYTDTRTRRAELEAQTATLAAEEEALLAYRDQFAVGRSSINDLLDAQRDLFQTALELVNRRVRWEQASFQQLAVTGQLLDVMEIYLERR is encoded by the coding sequence ATGTTTTTCAATGTTGATACGCTGCCACATAAACGGCGACTACTTATCAGCGTGGGGGCTGCCTGTTTGCTCGCAAGCCCCCTACTCGTCGCTGAAACTGACTTGGATGAACCTCTCCCTATCTCCGCGCCGCTGCCTACCTCCTCTCTGGAAGGCCCGGTTTTTTCGCCGTCACTTAAGCAGTTACTGGATAGCTTTCGCTGGCAGGCTGGCCAACCAATGGGGCAAACTCAAGCACTAAACGCCCTGCGCGATAAAATCCAGCTGGCGTTAGAGCAGCAGCCGCGCATTCTGGCCCAGCGCTCCCGGGAGCGTGAGTCAGTGCTGCAAATTGACGAAGTGCGCGCCGTGCGCCGCCCCCAAGTGAATGCTGGACTTGAGTACCGCAACGATTTACAACGCACTGAATCATTGCCCGACCGCGGCTCCCGCGTAGACGCGGTAGTCACTCTCAGTCAGCTGCTAATGGACTTTGGCGCCAGTGGCGAACGGCTACGCGCAGCAGACCTAAGCGCTGAAGCTGCTTTTTGGCAGTCCCATGCGAGTGTCGAGGAAGAAATCCTCTACGCAGTAACCGCCTACCTGGATGTAGCCCGCCTGACCGCTCAGCAACAGCTAGCCGAGCACAATCTGCAGCAGCATCAACGTATTTTTGAAGACGTTCAACTCCGCCGCGAGGCGGGCGCTGGGTCACAAGCCGACATGCTGCGCGCACAAAGCCGACTAAGCGACGCTAAGTCTCGATTGGTTTCCCTGGACGGTGACTTGGCCCGCGCCGTCAACGTCTATCAAGAAGCGTTTTTCACTACGCCAGACGTAGTTGCCTTACCCCAAGGGGCCGCACTGTTAAGCGAGTCCAGTGCTGATCAACTGCTTAACGACGCCCTTACCCGCAACGCTTCACTGCGCAGCCAAACGCTAGCCAGTGAAGCCAGCAATGCTGAAGCCAAGTCTACCCGGAATGCCCGCCTACCAAGCCTAAGTGTGGCTGTGGAAGGCCGACAGTTTGACGTTAACGACTTCAGCGACTCGGACAACGACGTAGCGCTGCTCTTCAACCTGGACTACACCCCCTATAGCGGCGGTGCGACCTCGGCGCGCATTGCCCAAGCGGTTGAACGTCAGCAGCAGAGTCAATTCGAACAGCAGGCGCTGCGGCGCGAGCTGGAGCGGGAAGTACGCTCCGCCTATACCGACACCCGCACCCGCCGAGCAGAGCTGGAAGCGCAAACTGCCACCCTTGCTGCTGAAGAAGAGGCGCTACTGGCCTACCGCGATCAGTTTGCAGTCGGCAGGAGCAGTATTAATGACCTGCTGGATGCCCAGCGCGACCTATTCCAAACTGCCCTGGAGCTGGTCAACCGCCGCGTACGTTGGGAGCAGGCGAGCTTCCAACAGCTTGCGGTTACCGGGCAGCTACTCGACGTGATGGAGATTTATCTTGAACGCCGCTAA
- a CDS encoding ATPase, with translation MNAANPSTDPLEQCLTFVAAQLELPVSEAAVRAHRVGADAPLTPDGFIDAAERHGMVAALGEHALETLGNSLLPAVALLKNGRAVVIIERINEQRFALFDPALGNQPVETALSALEAEYIGYLIAVRARYRPVTLNSEPAIQGGHWFWSALSSNRWVYTQVVIAAALTNFLGLATSLFIMVVYDRVLPNEAIESLIALTIGVSIALVFDFAVKTLRQLFIERAGQEADLRMGRRIFDHVLNLQMSAKRGSTGGFANTLREFESLRDFFASASLVAVVDLPFILLFIGVIYLIGGPLFLVPLIAVPLVLLVGIAVQPFLKRLSGQAFEENRSKQGVLIEAVAGLETIKASGAAPMIRKRWEESVHQQSNVGRKGRAIQQFALNATALAQQAAQVSIVVYGVFLVGDGVISMGAMIACVILTGRALAPLAQLAQTMTRINQARTSYRALDQLMNMPSERPAGRQYLSRPALEGKIRLHDVSFRYPEQTTAALTAINLTIEPGEKVALLGRVGSGKSTLARLLLGIYPPEQGSVLVDDTDIRQIDPADLRHNIGSVLQEAWLFSGTVRQNIAIGAHHPSDEQILNAAKLAGAHDFIARHPKGYDMPIGERGEGLSGGQRQLICLARALLGAPPILLMDEPTSAMDIQTEKEVIARLKTASQSQTLVVVTHRTSLLELVDRVIILDQGQVIADGPKAKVMRPVEAPPLRPREGTTP, from the coding sequence TTGAACGCCGCTAACCCGAGCACGGATCCTCTTGAGCAGTGCTTAACTTTTGTAGCCGCCCAGTTGGAACTGCCTGTTTCTGAAGCCGCTGTACGCGCCCACCGCGTGGGGGCTGACGCACCGCTTACACCCGATGGATTTATTGATGCCGCGGAACGTCACGGCATGGTCGCCGCGCTAGGCGAACATGCCCTTGAAACACTGGGCAATTCACTCCTACCGGCGGTCGCACTGCTCAAAAACGGCCGCGCCGTGGTGATTATCGAACGTATCAATGAGCAGCGTTTTGCGCTGTTCGACCCAGCGCTTGGTAACCAGCCGGTAGAAACCGCCTTAAGCGCGCTGGAGGCAGAGTACATTGGTTATCTCATTGCCGTTCGCGCCCGCTACCGCCCGGTGACACTTAACAGCGAACCCGCCATTCAAGGCGGCCACTGGTTCTGGAGCGCGCTTTCATCTAACCGCTGGGTATATACCCAAGTCGTTATTGCCGCTGCACTCACCAACTTTTTAGGCCTAGCTACCTCGCTATTTATTATGGTGGTCTACGACCGTGTGCTGCCAAATGAAGCGATTGAGTCTCTGATCGCGCTTACGATCGGCGTCAGCATTGCCTTGGTGTTTGATTTTGCGGTGAAGACCCTACGCCAGCTATTTATTGAGCGGGCAGGCCAAGAAGCCGACCTCCGCATGGGCAGGCGCATTTTCGACCATGTCCTCAATCTACAAATGAGCGCAAAGCGGGGGTCTACCGGCGGCTTCGCTAATACGCTGCGGGAATTTGAGTCGCTGCGTGATTTCTTCGCCTCGGCGTCGCTGGTAGCGGTGGTTGATTTACCCTTTATTCTGCTGTTTATCGGCGTGATATACCTGATTGGTGGGCCGCTGTTTTTAGTGCCACTGATCGCAGTACCGCTAGTGTTGCTAGTGGGCATTGCCGTACAACCATTCCTTAAGCGTCTTTCCGGTCAGGCATTCGAGGAGAACCGCTCTAAGCAAGGCGTGCTAATTGAAGCCGTGGCCGGGCTTGAGACCATTAAAGCCAGCGGTGCCGCGCCAATGATTCGCAAGCGCTGGGAAGAAAGCGTGCATCAGCAGTCGAATGTCGGCCGCAAAGGCCGCGCAATACAGCAGTTTGCGTTAAATGCTACCGCGCTAGCCCAGCAGGCTGCCCAGGTGAGCATTGTGGTATACGGGGTGTTTTTAGTAGGCGATGGGGTGATATCCATGGGGGCAATGATCGCCTGTGTGATTCTCACCGGACGCGCGCTGGCCCCCCTGGCGCAGCTGGCTCAAACCATGACCCGCATCAACCAAGCGCGCACCTCTTACCGGGCGCTTGACCAGTTGATGAATATGCCTTCCGAGCGCCCCGCGGGCCGTCAATATCTAAGCCGCCCAGCCCTAGAGGGTAAAATTCGCCTGCACGACGTTAGCTTCCGTTACCCCGAGCAAACCACGGCGGCGCTGACCGCTATCAACCTGACCATTGAACCGGGGGAAAAGGTTGCACTCCTGGGCCGAGTGGGGTCCGGCAAGAGCACGCTAGCGCGGCTGTTGTTAGGCATTTACCCGCCAGAACAGGGCTCGGTGCTGGTAGACGATACCGACATTCGCCAAATCGACCCGGCAGATTTACGCCACAACATCGGTAGCGTGCTGCAAGAGGCTTGGCTGTTTTCCGGCACCGTGCGCCAGAACATCGCGATTGGCGCCCACCATCCCAGCGATGAGCAAATTCTAAATGCTGCCAAATTAGCCGGTGCCCACGACTTTATCGCCCGCCACCCCAAAGGCTACGACATGCCCATTGGCGAGCGTGGCGAAGGGCTTTCCGGCGGACAACGACAGCTCATTTGCCTTGCCCGCGCACTGCTTGGCGCGCCGCCTATTCTGCTCATGGATGAGCCCACCAGCGCCATGGATATTCAAACCGAAAAAGAGGTCATCGCCCGGCTGAAAACGGCTAGCCAATCGCAAACCCTAGTCGTAGTGACCCACCGCACCAGCCTTCTGGAGCTGGTCGACCGAGTGATTATTCTCGATCAGGGTCAGGTTATTGCCGATGGCCCTAAAGCCAAAGTGATGCGTCCTGTGGAAGCTCCCCCCCTCCGCCCGCGTGAAGGAACAACACCGTGA